A genomic region of Bacillus sp. 2205SS5-2 contains the following coding sequences:
- a CDS encoding replication-associated recombination protein A: MKPLAFRLRPKTIDEIIGQTHLVGEGKIIKRMVEAKQLSSMILYGPPGIGKTSIANAIAGSTRYAFRILNAVTNNKKDLEIVAAEAKMSGKVILLLDEVHRLDKAKQDFLLPYLENGMITLIGATTSNPYHAINPAIRSRCQIFELHILSTLEIMLALQRALEDSENGLGKYDVNITEEALRHFAQASNGDVRSSLNALELAVMSTKPAPEGYIHITLAIAEECLQKKSFSHDKDGDAHYDVLSGFQKSIRGSDTNAALHYLGRLIEAGDLVSIARRILVIAYEDIGLANPQAGPRTLAAIESAERLGFPEARIPLASAVIELCLSPKSNSAIMAIDNALQDIRSGKSGDVPSHLKDSHYQGAKELGRGLEYKYPHDYENGWVKQQYLPATIRNAKYYEPKETGKFEKALSMIYQKLQS; the protein is encoded by the coding sequence ATTAAACCATTGGCGTTTCGCTTAAGACCGAAAACCATTGACGAGATCATCGGACAAACCCACCTTGTTGGGGAGGGGAAAATTATTAAAAGAATGGTGGAGGCAAAGCAGCTTTCATCTATGATTTTATATGGTCCGCCAGGGATTGGCAAAACATCGATTGCTAATGCGATTGCTGGAAGTACCAGATACGCTTTCCGAATCTTAAATGCAGTGACCAATAATAAAAAAGACTTGGAAATCGTTGCAGCAGAAGCCAAAATGTCAGGAAAAGTCATTTTACTACTTGATGAAGTCCACCGTCTCGATAAGGCCAAGCAAGATTTCCTGCTACCTTATTTAGAAAATGGAATGATTACATTAATAGGGGCAACGACCAGTAACCCCTATCATGCTATCAATCCCGCAATCCGAAGTCGATGCCAAATATTTGAGCTTCATATTCTTTCCACTTTGGAAATCATGCTCGCTTTGCAAAGGGCTCTTGAGGATTCAGAAAATGGCTTAGGGAAATATGATGTGAATATAACGGAGGAGGCCTTACGTCACTTTGCACAAGCCAGTAACGGCGACGTTCGCAGTTCGTTAAACGCGCTTGAACTTGCAGTCATGTCGACAAAACCTGCCCCTGAAGGATATATCCATATCACGTTAGCCATTGCAGAAGAATGTTTACAAAAAAAAAGCTTCTCCCATGATAAAGACGGGGATGCTCATTATGATGTACTAAGTGGTTTCCAGAAATCTATTCGTGGGAGTGACACTAATGCAGCCCTTCACTACTTGGGTCGACTGATTGAAGCTGGAGATCTTGTCAGTATCGCGAGAAGAATTCTAGTGATTGCTTATGAGGATATCGGGCTTGCCAATCCACAAGCCGGCCCAAGAACACTTGCAGCCATTGAATCTGCTGAGCGACTAGGTTTTCCAGAAGCACGAATCCCACTTGCATCCGCCGTTATTGAACTTTGTTTATCACCCAAATCCAATTCTGCGATTATGGCGATTGATAATGCCCTTCAAGATATCCGTAGTGGAAAAAGCGGGGATGTTCCGTCTCATCTAAAAGACAGTCATTATCAAGGCGCAAAAGAACTGGGTAGAGGACTAGAATATAAATATCCCCATGATTATGAAAACGGATGGGTTAAGCAACAATACCTTCCTGCCACCATTCGCAA
- the cymR gene encoding cysteine metabolism transcriptional regulator CymR: MKISTKGRYGLTIMIELAKRHGEGPTSLKTIAQTHELSEHYLEQLIAPLRNAGLVKSIRGAYGGYVLAKEPAEITSGDIIRVLEGPISPVEGIEEEEPAKRELWMRIRDAVKDVLDNTTIEDLASYTEEGESDAYMFYI; this comes from the coding sequence GTGAAAATTTCTACCAAAGGCCGCTACGGCTTAACCATCATGATTGAACTGGCAAAGCGCCACGGAGAGGGACCAACCTCACTGAAGACCATTGCTCAAACACATGAATTATCGGAGCATTATTTAGAACAACTTATCGCACCGTTACGGAATGCGGGACTTGTAAAAAGTATACGTGGAGCCTATGGGGGCTATGTTTTAGCGAAAGAGCCAGCTGAAATTACTTCGGGTGATATTATTCGTGTTCTAGAAGGACCGATTAGTCCGGTTGAAGGAATTGAAGAAGAAGAGCCAGCCAAACGAGAATTATGGATGAGAATTCGTGATGCGGTTAAAGATGTCTTAGACAATACGACAATTGAAGATCTAGCTAGTTATACAGAAGAAGGCGAGTCAGACGCCTATATGTTTTATATTTAG